Sequence from the Periplaneta americana isolate PAMFEO1 chromosome 5, P.americana_PAMFEO1_priV1, whole genome shotgun sequence genome:
ATTATCTGTTTGAAGATATTTCTCCGGTGACTTTGTGCTACAATATtgctgaattttttttatatatttcggaCTATGTATATGTTTGAAAGCTCATATAAATGTCATTCCTTTTTATGCTTGAAGAGTCTTTCAGTTTTAATGATTGTGTTCATTTTTTAAGGAAAACAGTTttagtatataaaataaacaattgattTTTCAACgtgtaaacaattttatttccatacttaaatgtattaatttttttaataaagtatGTTTATGTCATAGTTTTAAGTTGTGTTGTGCTGTTTTTTTCCCAATGCGACATTTGTTATACAAAACTTCATGCAACCATTTGGGAGAGTATATATCAGATGCTTAATTTTTTTGAACTGCTATGAGTACCAGTCTCTTTGGGCCCTTAACTCTTAATAAAAAATCTAATTACTGTTAAATACGTTGaaacacatgtatgtatgtatatatatatttatttatttattaacacaacaattgggtatacacccggtggcagtgatatataatatagaataatattacaataattacctactacttaaaatggcttttaagaaacccagaggtttattgcctccctcacataagcttgtcatcagtccctatcatgtgcaagattaatcagcctatcatatcccagctccctcaaatccattttaatattattcttctatctacgtttcgacctccccaaagatcttttttcccctCCCACCTCCCAACTAAAAGTATATACATTTGTGGATttgcccaaacgtgctacatgacctgcccatctcaaacgtctgatgcAAGGGATCGTCCCACCCTGGAGAATCTGGTGATCCTTGCTGAaaagattttaataaaaatattgaattttcacCCTGCATTCTGAGGTAAAAATTTTtatcggaaaaaaaatatatatatatttcccattgtgcaactcaaaccaagaaatggattcggaacaccccaAAATCTGTGATTCAGTGGCTGGCCattataatatctttgaaaaataatggagtgcaagagatcGAATGACTATTGTCaaaagcctggcattagaaaacatattgggggggggggggggaaggtacCCGTTGCAAATATGTCTCCGGGCGAGTGTTGCCAATTAAGTGACTTTTCGCTAAATCCAACGATTTGTAATTTCTCGGCGACAATTTCTTGTATATTTTCTactgcttaaatagggatttagcgactttTTCAACACCCTCTAGCGACAAAAATAATACTTTATCTAGTGATAAGAAATCTAGTGATTTCATTACTATTTGGCGAGTTTCCGGACCTTCAGTTGGCAACTCTGCTCCGGGCCTctcatacaaaaagaaaaaacagaGCGTTTGGCTCGTTTGCTAATTGAGTGGCTTTTGTTTGGTTCGTGTGTAAATGATTATGTTACGTTtaatacatgtttatttaatttgagaagTTTACATACATAGCATTTATAGTGTCAATAAAGTGATAAAGTATCGATGTGAATTTTATAAGAAGTTGTCTAGTCGTAAGGGCTTTGTGTGGATCACAATGTTCGAAGCACATAGCATTAATGCTGAACACAAGGATCTAATACACGATGTGGCGTATGATTTTTATGGCCAGCGGATGGCAACATGttccagtgatcagtttgtgaaggtaaaatataaattctaacttaacaGGGGGTGTCTTTAGCgtaatgttatttaaataaaactTGTTATTGTGTTGTTTCGCTAACTACAAACGGCGGATAGATTTGAAtgtgcaaatattgtaaaaacaACACTCTGTACTATTAACTGTAATTTTGCAACACTTGTGATAAAGATAGACCAATTTGGAAAGAATAAATGGAACGATACAGCCAAATAAACACAATGCTATAATGTTGCGAGAAATCAGGGGCAACTTTTGGTAATTTTTTACAGTCgccgggcaaatcgcaatatagcgaacgtagaagctccgcccacgaccccttccattttttccctactagctcaccagacactctacgtgataggcgagtgttgtgtagAATGCACATCCCCTACTggtgttcgctatattgcgatttatccaaacAATTGAATGCCGACACCAATTTCGCACCGAAATAAGagtggaaagttgctgtgaaagtagtGGCCGGCAGAGAGGGGCGGGCAGCAGGGAGGGGCACCATATCCCATTTCCGTGAGTTTCCTTACTGATCATAGAGAAAatgcgagttttcgtaaggtcgaattagtgacaggttaggtaggTTAGATTAGtgtaggcttttggtatgccttgcgtATAATCACAATTGTTGTCCAAAAATGTGTCCTTTCTTCCAacgcataccaaaagcctaaactaacctaattgtCACTGATTccaccttacgaaaactcgctttggagaaacgagcgttgagtgacttcaTCTTTATTCGCTGACCAAATACTTtactcattttaaaattatattttgcaacgACATCTACTAAGCTAGCGAATGTCTTTTCCAGGGATAATTATTCGGAATAATTGCATAGTCGTCTTTACTGATCTTCACTGTTTACTCCTCTCCTTTAGTTTGAGGCTTGATAAGGCATGGTTAGCTACTAATGCTAGAACAGAAGCCCTACCTGTATTCTAGAGTTTATTGTGGAACCTTTTCAGAATACTATTGTAATGTATTATACATTTGCTATATATATTGCATATTTCGGAAAGAGATgcattgtaataaattataggaaaacgatttttacatttagaagaaaatgttaGGTGATCGGCCCCTTTTACCTACATATAAATACAGTCAAATTTAACACCGTGTTCTTATTATTAACTGATTTCGTAGTTAGTTACTTTAATGACACTGTGGGTTTACTATATTTGCACATATTAAGGTAGCATCTGACCGTGAGAATCTTGTTGCACTGTGTTTTCTCCTCTACTGATGTGTATTTCCTTAAATGTTGTGAAttataggttaggttgggttaaaTGACGTGACAGCAAAGTGACATGAGTCTAAAGAATGGagcaaggttagagtgggttagttgagattGATAAGTGACAGGAGTTCGAGGACTATGACATGACTGTCATAGATGTAGCTTCTGTGTCCCCACATCTGGCCTCAGTTGGTACTGCTAAAGtaaatacaactaataataaCAAACCCCTAACTCTAATGCTTCAGGTCTGGGATCAGGATGAGCACGAAAATTGGCACCTCACAGCGAACTGGAAAGCACACAGTGGCTCAGTTTGGAAAGTGACGTGGGCACACCCTGAGTTTGGACAAGTACTTGCTACATGTTCCTTCGATCGTACAGCTGCTGTTTGGGAAGAAATTGGTAAGTACTTATTAGAACACAGTTTGTTGTAGAGAACTCCTTCCATATTATGTTGTGTCcgctgctgtggagtaacagttagcatgcctgattGTAAAACGAGCAggctcggattcaaatcctggtagggACAATGATCGAGGTtttttcccagggttttcccttaacccattaagaggaaatgctgtatAACTTTCAACACTGGATCATGGACTCTTTTCAttagcattattaccttcatcttacTGAGATGCTAAATAACTATGGCAGTTTGATACAGCATTGTATTATTTCGTGAATCACATGTTTTTTACTCACTTGTAAAATTTACACTAGCCtagtgtaaatagtgtaaatgGGCACAACCGTAAACGAGAGAAAGGGAATTGCCATTGTCCATTCACTACTTTCACTGTATTGTCGACAGTGTAACTGTTAGGCTTAGTAGGATAATCGACCTAAATTCACTTATGACGACGTCTGCGTGAACAACACCCATTCGTCTCCCTGTTAATATGCTGCCTCCTCTGATTGATGGCTCTGTTcgcaattcagtattttctttgtGATAGCTCCTACTTCAGATGTATGATGAACAATAAAAGAacaccattggtgcacaaatacAATTTAGAGACTGTAATGGTGAATTTCTGCGAGTTTATAAGATCAGTAATAACTATCCAAATAGATTTTTTAATTATGCATGGATGagtgtaggatttttttttttttttgacagaacTAATTTCTGCAGAACAGCATTTAATTCTCATAGTAGGTGTACATCAATTGCATGTGAAGGGATTAAAAAGTAATCAGTTGCTCTCGGACCTTCTCTCTGTAACCACGTCAATTGCACATGGaacatttcatgaaaatatatcaATACTCATACAATTGTTGCTTATcactagaaacaaattttgtctAATAGTGTAAAGAGGAGAGCATTAAGTGATAAATCTGAAAGGCCAATATAACTTAAACGATCCGAAATTACAAACATGGAAAGTAATATTACTAGCCATAGATGTTTTTAAAatcaatcaaaatatttattgGTCCGAAAGGTCAATATTTCTGCTATTGCCAAAAATATTAATGAAGTACACAcagttttgaaacaaatgacCATTTTAAGTGACAGAAGTGAAAACTTGCTTCAAGTTAACGACAGTACCAGTACTTTAAATATGTGTTTATGACTCTCACTAACCTTCAATATTTTCGTAAACAGGGTAACATTATTGTAgatggtattttttatttttgttgtaaatttttttatcagttatttactgtacATGTATATAGAAATGACCAGTAAAGAAGTAAGCTAAGAATTGCAGTACGTTTTTGTAAAAATTACGGCAGTTGTATGTATTCATGTCTGGTTCTGCTGTGCATCAGAAATTTCTTAACATTCAGCGGAAAATTGGTGGCAGTGATAGAATCAAAGTTATGTGATATTGTTGAACTTGCCACTATGCTTCATGTCAAGCAATCTTGTCTCTCGTATAACTTTTGTCACTTATTCTGGAGCTCGTGAATTCAGAAATTTCTGATCAGCATGATGGTATAATTTGTGTTGCAGTGGGTGAGGGCTCCGTGCCTGGGGAACGTGGGATGAGACATTGGGTGCGGCGCACCAATTTAGTAGACTCCCGCACTTCTGTGACTGACATCAAGTTTGCTCCCAAGTCACTGGGTCTTCTGCTGGCAACGTGCTCTGCAGATGGGGTGATGCGCATCTATGAAGCACCTGATGTGATGAATCTGAGTCAGTGGACACTGCAGCATGAGGTGTCATGCAAGTTGCCCTGCAGTTGCATCAGCTGGAATCCCTCCTTCTCGAGgtaatactgttacttcataCCACACTTTTATTATAACAtctctgctgttcacattttcaacatcttcCTGTTACATTTCCCAAATTAGATTTATACCTTTGCTGCATTACTATGTTTGTATTCTTAAATATTACTTTCTCATTGTGATAGGTATAGTGTAAAGAGAAAGTTTTGTGATAgtgcaaaaaattaatttgtgtacagtaatttttcttaatctaataCATGGATTATGTTCATATTAAGCATTTACATGTCAGTTCAACCAGGGAGAAcgcacataaaatataattactaGGGCTGGATTTTTTATGACTTAAAAATCTCCGAAATATGCAATATAAGATATGCACTTATGACCTAAAaactacagaaatatgcactatttatttaagaataaaatgcacATGAGAAGCAAGCTAAAGTATGGAATTTGATATTGTAgtatgttctttattttattaaaattatcagtaATTGGCATCTACTATGATTTTTTCGCATCTTTAGTTCAGTTTGAGTCCTGAGTTGCAATGTACAATGAATACCttgtgcaaattttcaaataaaagagatttccTATTGCCTGCCAACAAAGCTTTGTACTTCGAAAAACTTCTTTCTACTTCAGCTGACACAGGAGCATATTTAAAATGAGCATTATGATTTGAATCTAATTCTGAGTCATTAAGAGAAAAATTTTCACCCGACAAAACCATTGAAATGGAACACAATGCATGATaccctttgtttttttctaacaccttttccattttctttgacACTTCATGGCCCACTTTACTGCAACCAACATCAAAGTTATTCACAGCTTTTTTCACTAGTTCTGTCTGCTTCACTAGTGACACTTCTGATAGCTCCAAAGCAGTTATAGCAGCAGGAAGAAACTCGAAATTGATTTGATATATGAAAGTTGGCTTGAAATGTCGGAATTATACATTAATTCCTGGGCTAGTCTAATTGAAGCAGCTTCCCTGCTGTCAAACGAATCAGTGATGTTATTCACAGCCTTGAAGTTCTGGCAGTAATAGTTGCAGGCATCAATCCAGGGCCCCCATCTTGTCAAAATGGGAGAAGACAGCAAGGAAATGTCTGGAACTACCAACTTAAATGATGCAACACGTGAAGAGGCTTTCAAGAAGACCTTTTTGACACACCCCATTATTAATTTATCAACCTCACTGAATTGACTACGAATCTCTTCTGCAACTCTGTGTAAGACATGAtccaaaaaagagagagagaggggggggagagggggagagagagatttttttttttgtttttgttttatttcatcatacaacaTGTCCCATTACACAGCGTAATACTACCTGCCTTGGTTTTCTtattaggtttttataaatatttttcttatttatatactatgcagTAATAATGGTTAATTTTCGGGAAGTTTGGCCAGTTTTATAGTTCATATTCATAAATAATAACTTATTGTtttagtcaaaaaaaaaaaaatatatatatatatgaacacatccgttatcttatcatttgaaaatgtatcactatagtcaacaataatagcccatacttaaaaaaaaaatacaaagatacTGCTACAGATAGACAATGCATACTTAATTCACCATTAAGCTTCAATTCATATGTCATCACCTCCTCTTTCACTCACTTCTACCCTCATTCATCTCCACCAATAGAATACACCGATGCGCAACACATAAGATAGAAGCCTCATGACCACTGCAATGAAGCATCTCTCTTCAAAATGTTCGTACAGATTGTTTAAAATGTGATAGTTTTTAACATACCGATATCTTGACACTTAACTTTGTAACACTTATACCCTTATAAATTCTCCAActcaatagcaataataaatttTCGATATTCATTCATGAACTTTCCTATTAATTGCGTTTTATTTGCAGGCCATGTTCCTCCCttttgaattatatttctttttagtttctttGTGTTCTCGTCGAGTTTGTTACAGTCATATAGGATGTGGTTAACTGTTCGCTCCCCTCCTCTACAGGAACAGGTTGAGTCTTCagtgatgtgtgtgtgtgtgtgtgtgtgtgtgtgtgtgtgtgtgtgtgtgtgtgtgtgcgcgtgcgcgtgcgtgcgtgcgtgcgtgacaatgaagtcatcatccttcttgcttcccaatattttgatggaaggtccacaaatgtcctaagagtttcacaattagccagatGAGCCAAAATGTCACATGCAGCATTTTACTATATAATGCTTTGAGTGAATCTGCAGCTTTCACCATATAAGGCGCAGCATCCGTTACAAAGAACAGTACATTGTCATGCTGAACGCTTTTGGGCCATATGACATGCATGGATCTGTTGAACACATTACTAATGGTGGAAAAATGGGCTTTTTCTAAATGTTCACAGTTTAGTAGAAATTTTCACCTGGATCATCTTCCAAGTTCCCacaataacatttgcaatgtatctTCCCACAGAATCTGTGGTTTCATCAATTGAaacccatattttttttatttgcagccCGTTGTCTGATCTGTTGCATAGCTTTTTTGTAGCTTCAGCTGATGTAGTCCTTTCTTATCATGGAAGAAACAAGAAGAGATTTGCCtgatatttttctaaatattcacgAAGTTTTGGATGATCCAGTTTACTTAGGGGAATATCAGCACAAAGGAAGGCTGATTAATAAGGTTGATGGGATTCCTCTGGGAGCAtttactgtagtgtttttctgttttaaattcgTTGTATACCACGTTTATGTTTTTCTGTTCTCACATGCTGCTCAACGTTAAATGTTTTCTCTGCAGTTACTCTTATGTCATATAGTTTACAATACAGTATATTCCCATTACTTAAAAACACTTTCTCACCATATCGAGGCACTAACTGTTTTAATTCTACTTGAATACTTTGCTTCACTTTTGGCATTTTTCCTGAACTACAGTATATTACACAAACTTTCGACTTCAACAAGATTCAATAATTCAGTGAGAGCCTTGTCTGCAGTCCGGTACCCAGATTATAAAGACAGGCTGCAGTAGTTACCTGTTTGGCGCGAAACAATAGTCCTACACAAATATTTGTTCACTGGTATGTAAGGGTAAAGTCCATATTGTGAATTTAAACGAAATAGGGGAAGAAGGTACATTTTACCATTTTTCAGGAAACAAAATGTGATACGTAATTCTGAGAAATTTAACATCTCAAATGAACATGGAAGAAAGAAATTGTATATGAGAAAAGTTCTTTACTTCTTGAAAGCGTGAAAATATGCCGAAATGACCATTAAATTACTAAAATATGCTCAATCACATAGAAATGGTCAAATATGCATAAATATAACTTAACAAAGTACTTTATATCAATTAGTTTTTTCATAACAAGTGTTTAGATATATTTATGGAACATATTATCAGTCTtcccaaaaaatatatgctacatcaTAAAATATCTAGCCCTAATAATTACTTTTGCTATCTGattatgaatttttataataaccTAATTATGCTTATTAAAACTGAACACCTACTGTTATGATAATGTTACGAAATAATTTGTATCAACATCTTTTATGccccaaaattttttttttctgaagcctGTATTATTCCAATTTTACAATGcttgtatttgtgtatttataaTGATGCTTTTGAGTTGAGTTCATTAGAACGAACTTTGGATGATTGTTCAGATTACACCCTCCAATGCTAGCTGTTGGGAGTGACGACCCAAACCCTGGAAATGGAGGGAAGGTTTTCATCTATGAATACAGTGAAAATACACGGCGCTGGACCAAGACTGAAACCCTGTCCACTGTGACAGAGGCAGTGCATGACATTGCATTTGCTCCAAATCTTGGCCGTAGCTACCACCTGCTAGCCATAGCAACCAACAATGTGCGCATTGTGACTCTGAAGCCTATGCAGTAAGTATTCATACTAATCTTTGACTGTTCTAAGATTGATTTTAATGTAAACAATGCTATAATCCTGTTCTTATTTTTGGTGTGGCCCCATCCAACACATTCGTAAACTTTGGTGCAGCTTTCCTCTGTATACTCTCAAGTGGCTACTATATGGGGCTGAAACAGGTGTACAAAAGTCTTAATTCATAATGACGATGATACAGAGAATGTTATAGCAAAAACCAATAAGTTGTATGTTGCgatgttcttgattttacaaCTTTTAGATTCgaatagttgaaaaaaaaattgctgtacTGTACTGGCAGAAAATGACCCGAGATAGACATACGTACAGTAAAATCTCTTTTGACGAATCTCTAAGGAACTAGGTAGTTTTCCTTTAAATGCGAGATTTTTTTTAAtgggatttcatttaatatatgcAAGGAGAGgctaagaatataaattaaaatacccTTAGAccattttgaacattttatttacatattctgaatacctattaaatttattttttagaaaacaagcattaagaataaatttaattatcacaataacataatttaagtattgtaattaaatttgcAGTTTTCATATGCAAACACATATTGACATTTGTACAATTTTACTTTCAGTCGAGATATTGATACATACAGTACCATTAATAACAATGTACTGCTGCTTGTGCCACACTGTTGTATCTATATCTTACATAGAAATTAATCACAAACATTtggagtccacgcctgtggagtaacagttagtgcgTATGGCTGCGAAACCAATGgcttggttcgattcccagtcagggcaagttacctggttgaggttttttccgcggttttccctcaacccaatatgagcaaatgctgggtaactttcggtgctggaccccggactcatttcactggcattatcaccttcatctcattcagacgctaaataacctaagatgttgataaagcatcgtcaaataatctactaaaacatTTGGAATAGGTTCGGAATTTTGCTGAAACAGTTTAAATATTCGCgaattcattcaattttatttcctaAATCAAGGTTCCCTAGTAGTAGTTTTTATGGTAGTTTTGCCAGGAGTTTTGAAATCATTCCTAAAAACGTGAATGTTAACATGGTACTTCACTGTACTGTGACACACTcggattttattttatatctaaaCTCATTATGTGTTAATGTTTACTTTTAAAGCATATGTTACTCTGTAGGTTTGGATCTTCCATTTGCAATTCATACATCTTGTGTCTGTAGTGAATGGATTATCCAtgtgataaaattatttttccttaaTATTCTAATTTAAACTTTTCAGTTGGGTTGAAGTATCTTTTCAAACCACATTTGACAATGTTAGACATTGTCATTTTTGTGACTGTTGATGTTTCGAAAAGAACATGTGAATTAAGCATGTAGTCTGTCATTAAAGACTGCCTGCTTGTTATGTGTTAAAGGGTTATGGCCGGAAAAGGAAAACTATCATGTCTGTCCCCACTTCTCTCAAGGCGAAGTTTTCTCATGTTGTTGCAATTACACATAATGAATCACTGCCCTAAACCATTCAGGTAACAAAGGGGgagtaaaaaaacaaatattgCTTGGCAGTCCGCATGCTGTTGAACTATACAGTTTTTGCCTTAAAAATGCCACATTAAAATGTGATGAAGATTTTCCTAATATAGTACTTATTCCTAGTAATTACATTGCAGGGATCAGAGTGGACTTACACGGTTTGATGTGCAGTTAACTGCGCAGTTTGAGGAGCACAACTCAACAGTGTGGCGAGTGTGCTGGAACATCACTGGCACAATCCTTGCCTCTTCAGGGGATGATGGCTGTGTCCGATTGTGGAAAGGTAGGATGTCACTTGTTGTTTTGGATCAACAAGTATGATGTGTTATTACAGTACGGACACTTCATCTAACTTATAGCAAAGCAATATGTAAGTGTGTTAGTATGCACATGCGTGCACTATGGTATTACCTATATGTATGTtaaagaattatattttaattagtcATTTAGCCTTTGTTGGTTCGCCCAGTGTAGTAGCTGACAGCGTTTCACTAAAAGGTTGAGGATTCCTATCTTATAGCATCTTCATTCCACCAATTCTGTCGATTATTGTTGTAACATCAGCTATTCAACTTTAGATAACCTCGTTAATTAAATAGAGAACTCTATACTGAATAAAGAAACGCGAGTAGTTGCCATAATTTGCGTCACTTatgatttttttcattatttgtaagtattgtgatgctgcaatataattttgagatatttttgtagaaatTATGATAATCAAATCGAGATTAATTGCTATTTTACTAGAGAGTCAGTTTGAATAAGTTGGCGGGAAGAGTTACATTGacaattcataatttatttccacaGATTTTGAAGGAGTGGTATTAGAATTCAGATTCGGCATGGATTCAAGAATTGTGTTGTACCCACATAAAAAACCATAGGAGCCAGACATCATATTGCTTTTTTTAGCTGTAGAATAATTTGTATGGAACAAAGAATCATTCACTTGTACTTACAGAACTGATGTTTACAGCCAACTACATGAACAATTGGAAGTGTGTCACAGTACTGAAAGGAGATGGCACCCAGGCACAGAGTGACTCATCAACACCTGCAGCACCATCGCCATCCTCTGGGCTGACGGGTAACAACCAGAGCTCCACAACCAGGTATTATAAACTGGGTACCATAAGCAATCCTAACCAGGTGCCTTGGCACTGAGCTCGGCTTTTGTGCCATGACTGATGAAGTGCCATGTGCCATGTTGACTTGAACTAACACaccagttcaagtgaatattgtCTATGTGTTATAGTAACTGGATTGTAATCAGGTACTTTGCTTCAAGTTAATGTTGGATTAGAATTTCTTTGGGATTGAAGTTTCATAGACATTACAGGATAAGGAAAAGTGTAGCAGAGTAGTTTGAGATGATGCCTTGACAGATGTATGTGGAGGAAAGCATCAACTTTCGAAGAGAATTATTTTCATCACAACTGTGTGGCTGATTAGTGGTGGTATGGCACTTTCCCCTTTCTTGTTCACTCAGCTGTCAATTCCAGAGTTGTTTTAATCTTGGTAAGTGAGCTGACCAGAAAcctaaaactatttttatatgtttacttGTTGCTCTTGTCAGTCTTCTGACAATGAAATGTATATAAGTGACGATTCTGTAGCTCTTCTTAGCTTTCTTGTGTACAATAAAGTGATATAGCAGTGGATCTATCCTACAATACATACACTACTGTCTGTAAAAAGTGTAACACCATGAAGGAACATAGATAGGCATGTGAAAATTATACTAAATAGAATGTAGGGTATGACAAACAAGTGATTAGAATTTCAAAATGATTTTGCATCCCTGAACCAAGCAGTGCCCTCTGAACTGTTGTGATAGGCGCATAAATAGAGGGCTGTTGTGGAGCCAGACGAGAGTGTATTAGAGTCAACAGGCAGTAAACCTTTCTCTAAGAGTCACTATGCCTCGTCATGCTAAAAGAGCACAGTATAAACAAACAACAGAATTTGAATGGTGGCGAATGGTTGGCCTGCATGAAGGTGGGCTTTCGTATTGCGATATTGCTGCTTGTGTGGGACATCATGCCACTACAGTAATGCGAGTGTGGAAACAGTGGACTGAAGAGAATCGGACATATCGAAAATCCGGCAGTAAGTCATGATCTGTGATGACACCACGGGATGACAGACATCTTGTCCACATGACAGATCGTTCAGCTTCATCACAAGTGTTAGCACAACGGTGGAGCACTGTAACAGGTGTGGCATTGTCTGCTTCCACTATTCAACGTCTGGTTCGCAGAGAGCTAGTTGCATGCAC
This genomic interval carries:
- the Nup44A gene encoding nucleoporin SEH1 isoform X1; translated protein: MFEAHSINAEHKDLIHDVAYDFYGQRMATCSSDQFVKVWDQDEHENWHLTANWKAHSGSVWKVTWAHPEFGQVLATCSFDRTAAVWEEIVGEGSVPGERGMRHWVRRTNLVDSRTSVTDIKFAPKSLGLLLATCSADGVMRIYEAPDVMNLSQWTLQHEVSCKLPCSCISWNPSFSRLHPPMLAVGSDDPNPGNGGKVFIYEYSENTRRWTKTETLSTVTEAVHDIAFAPNLGRSYHLLAIATNNVRIVTLKPMQDQSGLTRFDVQLTAQFEEHNSTVWRVCWNITGTILASSGDDGCVRLWKANYMNNWKCVTVLKGDGTQAQSDSSTPAAPSPSSGLTGNNQSSTTRPSEEAVLTTSKWQAPVIKGRFQKMTWLGSDPPPPPIEKNKPFKK
- the Nup44A gene encoding nucleoporin SEH1 isoform X2 is translated as MFEAHSINAEHKDLIHDVAYDFYGQRMATCSSDQFVKVWDQDEHENWHLTANWKAHSGSVWKVTWAHPEFGQVLATCSFDRTAAVWEEIVGEGSVPGERGMRHWVRRTNLVDSRTSVTDIKFAPKSLGLLLATCSADGVMRIYEAPDVMNLSQWTLQHEVSCKLPCSCISWNPSFSRLHPPMLAVGSDDPNPGNGGKVFIYEYSENTRRWTKTETLSTVTEAVHDIAFAPNLGRSYHLLAIATNNVRIVTLKPMQDQSGLTRFDVQLTAQFEEHNSTVWRVCWNITGTILASSGDDGCVRLWKANYMNNWKCVTVLKGDGTQAQSDSSTPAAPSPSSGLTGNNQSSTTSLVQERAQIQRRVVNPYLFRLRKSFNSI